A single genomic interval of Puntigrus tetrazona isolate hp1 chromosome 1, ASM1883169v1, whole genome shotgun sequence harbors:
- the LOC122352094 gene encoding uncharacterized protein LOC122352094, translating into MDFNVALGLFTALAVLTLQPYNTGGRNVICRKDLRKLQKRSGEHAILLEGYEVTPKDEERSGDCVEYEASGPFPSPAPQTTAVYKVPNTVKPVPSKNRCWVYYGKPVKLYLRMRKLPTLHNSQEYGVASGPHTGGINGFVNSRPRVVCGKVLTATGTFPKELQYYSNGNQGKQNNKGPGTAKPIVGRPAMAIQVSKSGSSMFYNFLKSYQGVLAAQRTRGSSVSSRCV; encoded by the exons ATGGATTTTAACGTTGCTCTTGGACTGTTTACAGCACTGGCTGTTCTCACCTTACAGCCATATAATACAGGAG GTAGAAATGTTATTTGTCGCAAAGATCTGCGCA AGCTTCAGAAGCGCTCGGGTGAGCATGCCATACTTCTAGAAGGTTATGAAGTTACGCCGAAGGATGAGGAACGAAGCGGTGACTGTGTGGAATACGAGGCATCCGGTCCTTTTCCCTCTCCTGCTCCACAAACAACCGCAGTGTATAAAGTACCAAACACGGTTAAGCCAGTCCCATCCAAAAACCGGTGCTGGGTGTACTATGGTAAACCTGTGAAGCTGTATCTACGCATGAGGAAGTTGCCCACACTCCACAATTCTCAAGAGTACGGGGTGGCCTCTGGACCACATACAGGGGGAATAAATGGTTTTGTTAATAGCCGGCCCAGGGTGGTGTGTGGGAAAGTGCTAACTGCAACGGGAACTTTCCCTAAAGAGCTTCAGTATTACTCTAACGGAAACCAGggaaagcaaaataataaaggGCCAGGGACGGCTAAGCCAATAGTGGGCAGGCCTGCGATGGCTATTCAGGTTTCCAAAAGTGGAAGTTCCATGTTTTACAACTTTCTAAAATCTTATCAGGGAGTGCTGGCTGCTCAGAGGACCAGGGGAAGTTCAGTTTCTTCTCGCTGTGTTTAA